The Desulfofundulus salinus genome includes the window AGATGAAGAAGTAAAAATACCAGATGATAAAATAACAAACAGAACCTTTCATAATACAAGGCCAGTGGTTATTGTTTATAACCATCCAACTAACTGGGATCCGCTGTATCCTATTATAGTGGCAGCACCTTTATCTCATGAAATAACAAGGAAACGAGAGACAGATTTAGAAGTATTTGCTAGTGAAGACGGGGTAGAATGCGATTGTTTATTAAGATTAGGGCTTATACAACCTTTTTTAAAATGCGATTTACATGGTCCAAAAGGTAAGCTATCTGAACGTAGAATTGAACAAATGTTGGCTTTGTTATTACATTTGCTTGGCGTAGATATGGACGATGCAGATACTGCAGTAATATGAGTAAGCTGGGGGCATAATGCGCAGGCCCCTTTTTTATGTCTGGAAGCCGCTGCTTTCGGGAGGGGCGGCGGTGGCGGGTGTACCTCCCGGTTTTTTTGCGGCCCGCGGGAACGTGGGC containing:
- a CDS encoding type II toxin-antitoxin system PemK/MazF family toxin is translated as MYNLRAALKKAGIDNRRFEQGEIYLVGDEEVKIPDDKITNRTFHNTRPVVIVYNHPTNWDPLYPIIVAAPLSHEITRKRETDLEVFASEDGVECDCLLRLGLIQPFLKCDLHGPKGKLSERRIEQMLALLLHLLGVDMDDADTAVI